A window of uncultured Fusobacterium sp. contains these coding sequences:
- a CDS encoding CsgG/HfaB family protein, whose product MNKKLFLIFILFTLLIGCKNSEIRSDIKKENTISNLREYDILKANLTPKRKIIIGKVKNYTRFGTQRTDTITKDILASEFSNSGRFTVLEREDLDSVMEELAFSSNLGENSLFARQRFLDTDFVVIGSVTKYNLNTVGNKSLFSKSKEQRAEAVVELKVIDVLNGKTWIETGEGSSSVKFGTILGTGTYGSYGNLEEEAFRAAVIQGVEKIINKIDSLPWSSAVVKKDGNKIIINAGMDNNLKIGTEVEVYKQGEAIKYKGEFLGYEETLVGTAVVNSYIGNEAASLKYEGNDFSLPAIVKLK is encoded by the coding sequence ATGAATAAAAAATTATTTTTGATATTTATTCTTTTCACACTATTAATAGGTTGTAAGAATAGTGAAATTCGAAGTGATATAAAAAAAGAAAATACCATATCAAATTTAAGAGAGTATGATATTTTAAAAGCAAATCTTACTCCTAAAAGAAAAATTATAATTGGAAAAGTAAAAAATTATACTAGATTTGGCACTCAAAGAACTGATACTATTACTAAAGATATCTTAGCTTCTGAATTTTCAAATTCAGGAAGATTTACAGTTTTAGAAAGAGAAGATTTAGATTCTGTTATGGAGGAATTAGCTTTTTCTAGTAATTTAGGAGAAAATTCTCTTTTTGCTAGACAAAGATTCTTAGATACAGATTTTGTAGTAATAGGAAGTGTTACTAAATATAATTTAAATACTGTTGGTAATAAATCTCTCTTCTCAAAAAGTAAGGAACAAAGAGCAGAAGCTGTAGTTGAATTAAAAGTTATAGATGTTCTTAATGGAAAAACTTGGATAGAGACAGGAGAAGGAAGTTCTAGTGTAAAATTTGGAACTATCCTAGGTACTGGAACTTATGGTTCTTATGGAAATCTTGAAGAGGAAGCTTTTAGAGCAGCTGTTATTCAAGGAGTTGAAAAAATTATAAATAAAATTGACTCTCTTCCTTGGAGTTCAGCAGTTGTAAAAAAAGATGGAAATAAAATAATTATAAATGCAGGAATGGACAATAATTTAAAAATAGGTACTGAAGTAGAAGTTTATAAACAGGGAGAAGCTATTAAATATAAAGGTGAATTTCTTGGTTATGAAGAAACTTTAGTAGGTACTGCTGTTGTTAATTCATATATTGGAAATGAAGCTGCTAGTTTAAAATATGAAGGTAATGATTTTTCTCTTCCTGCCATAGTAAAATTAAAATAA
- the sepF gene encoding cell division protein SepF: protein MEKDFDIVFVKPKKYEECIKCVEHIKNDKIVHINLMDLDGKDSQRILDYISGAVYIKEGQIVNPGENIFCTIPKNKKHLFEYKPTSGGYDEEEEIVPSYKK from the coding sequence ATGGAAAAAGATTTTGATATTGTTTTTGTTAAACCTAAAAAATATGAAGAATGTATTAAATGTGTAGAACATATAAAAAATGATAAAATTGTACATATCAATCTTATGGACTTAGATGGAAAAGATTCTCAAAGAATATTAGATTATATATCAGGAGCTGTTTATATAAAAGAGGGACAAATTGTAAATCCTGGAGAAAATATTTTTTGTACTATTCCTAAAAATAAAAAACATCTTTTTGAATATAAACCTACTAGTGGTGGATATGATGAAGAGGAAGAGATTGTCCCTAGTTATAAAAAATAA
- a CDS encoding TSUP family transporter has protein sequence MFEEIFSSIEIGTFIFLGIACFIAAFIDAVAGGGGLITVPAYLASGLPAHIALGTNKVSSSIGTVASSWKFATSGKVNWKMVTKMMPFSFIGALLGVKTVILIDSKYLYPIAIVLLLLVLIYTLVNKKMGEENNFHGLDKDNLRKGKIMALVMGFYDGFFGPGTGSFIIFALIKIFKLDFTNASGNAKILNLTSNLASMFLFIYLGKVNFFYSIPIGIIMIFGATLGAKTAVTKGTAFIKPMFLVVTTVVLIKMILESMFGIDVGGVIKDLFLSIL, from the coding sequence ATGTTTGAAGAAATTTTTTCTAGTATAGAAATTGGAACTTTTATCTTTTTAGGAATTGCTTGTTTTATAGCAGCTTTTATAGATGCTGTAGCTGGTGGAGGTGGACTTATAACTGTTCCTGCCTATTTGGCTTCTGGGCTTCCTGCTCATATAGCTTTAGGAACAAATAAAGTTTCATCTAGTATTGGAACTGTCGCTAGTAGTTGGAAATTTGCTACTTCTGGAAAAGTCAATTGGAAAATGGTAACAAAAATGATGCCTTTTTCTTTTATAGGAGCTCTATTAGGAGTAAAAACTGTTATTCTTATTGACTCTAAATATCTTTATCCTATTGCTATTGTCTTACTACTTTTAGTTCTTATTTATACTCTTGTCAATAAAAAAATGGGAGAAGAAAATAATTTTCATGGCTTAGATAAAGATAATCTCAGAAAAGGAAAAATTATGGCTCTTGTTATGGGATTTTACGATGGTTTCTTTGGTCCAGGAACAGGTTCTTTTATAATTTTTGCACTTATTAAAATTTTTAAACTTGATTTTACAAATGCAAGTGGAAATGCTAAAATTCTAAATCTTACAAGTAATTTAGCAAGTATGTTCCTATTTATTTATCTAGGAAAAGTTAATTTCTTTTATTCTATTCCAATTGGTATAATTATGATTTTTGGAGCTACATTAGGAGCTAAAACTGCTGTAACTAAAGGAACAGCTTTTATAAAACCAATGTTTTTAGTTGTAACAACTGTAGTTCTTATAAAAATGATTTTAGAATCTATGTTTGGAATAGACGTTGGTGGAGTAATTAAAGATCTATTTCTATCTATATTATAA
- a CDS encoding Na/Pi cotransporter family protein, which yields MYLDIIFKVLGGLGIFLYGMDNMSSGMQKLAGKKLKRFLAVLTTNRVIAILMGMFVTMLVQSSSVSTVMTIGFVNASLLTLKQALGVIFGANIGTTITGWILVLNIGKYGLPMVGAAAIAHMFLKGDKAKTRALTIMGLGMIFLGLELMSSGLKPVRSMPEFVSLFHMFSADSYFGVLKAAAVGAMVTAVVQSSSATLGITITLAVQGLISYETAVALVLGENVGTTITAILATLKANVNAKRAAYAHTIINTFGVIWVTAVFPFYLKFLAIFSNPETNMTMAIATAHTTFNVVNVIMFTPFIGYLADFLCKVVKDDGKVNDKITQIDELMLKTSGVVVEQTKIEVGNMGKMIQIMFDEVKNVYRNPKILTDEKVKELRKMEDDLDLYQKEITDANFVILNNKDINDSLRRDIRNNLIVSDEYETVSDYLMRITNSLKKLHDNVISLTEQEMKVVLSLHEKTNEFFRNIDRGYQEKNPILIKECVVDAKEVTSLYKDAKKNYMDFGIKEAATTMSTTNFMDIINFYRRVGDHLTNIIEGYTEK from the coding sequence ATGTATCTGGATATAATTTTTAAGGTTCTTGGAGGACTAGGAATATTCTTATATGGAATGGATAATATGTCTTCTGGAATGCAAAAATTAGCAGGGAAGAAATTAAAAAGATTTTTGGCTGTATTAACAACAAATAGAGTTATAGCCATATTAATGGGAATGTTTGTAACTATGTTAGTTCAATCATCTTCAGTAAGTACGGTTATGACAATAGGATTTGTTAATGCTTCATTGCTTACATTAAAACAAGCTTTAGGAGTAATTTTTGGAGCGAATATAGGTACTACTATCACAGGATGGATACTTGTACTTAATATTGGAAAATATGGACTTCCAATGGTTGGAGCTGCGGCGATAGCTCATATGTTCTTAAAAGGAGATAAAGCTAAAACAAGAGCTCTTACTATAATGGGCTTAGGAATGATTTTCTTAGGATTAGAGCTTATGAGTAGTGGATTAAAACCAGTAAGAAGTATGCCTGAATTTGTAAGCTTATTCCATATGTTTTCAGCTGATTCATATTTTGGAGTATTGAAAGCAGCAGCAGTAGGAGCAATGGTAACAGCAGTAGTACAATCATCATCAGCAACATTAGGTATAACTATAACTTTAGCTGTACAAGGTTTAATTTCATATGAGACAGCAGTAGCTTTAGTACTAGGAGAAAACGTAGGAACTACTATAACAGCTATATTAGCAACATTAAAAGCAAATGTAAACGCTAAAAGAGCTGCTTATGCACATACAATTATAAATACATTTGGAGTTATTTGGGTAACAGCAGTATTTCCTTTCTATTTAAAATTCTTAGCTATATTTAGTAATCCTGAAACAAATATGACTATGGCAATAGCTACAGCACATACTACATTTAACGTGGTTAACGTAATTATGTTTACACCATTTATTGGGTATCTTGCTGATTTTCTATGTAAGGTTGTAAAAGATGATGGAAAAGTAAATGATAAAATTACTCAAATCGATGAACTTATGTTAAAGACTTCTGGTGTTGTTGTAGAGCAAACTAAAATAGAAGTTGGAAATATGGGAAAAATGATTCAAATTATGTTTGATGAAGTAAAAAATGTATATAGAAATCCAAAAATTCTTACTGATGAAAAAGTTAAAGAGCTAAGAAAAATGGAAGATGACTTAGATCTTTACCAAAAAGAGATAACAGATGCAAACTTCGTAATTTTAAATAATAAAGATATTAATGATAGTTTAAGAAGAGATATCAGAAATAACTTAATAGTATCTGATGAATATGAAACAGTAAGTGATTATTTAATGAGAATTACTAACAGCTTGAAAAAATTACATGATAATGTAATTTCTTTAACAGAACAAGAAATGAAAGTTGTTTTATCCCTTCATGAAAAAACAAATGAGTTTTTTAGAAATATAGATAGAGGATATCAAGAAAAAAATCCTATTTTAATAAAAGAGTGTGTAGTAGATGCAAAAGAAGTAACATCTTTATATAAAGATGCAAAGAAAAATTACATGGATTTTGGTATAAAAGAAGCAGCAACTACAATGTCTACAACTAACTTTATGGATATAATAAACTTCTATAGAAGAGTTGGAGATCACTTAACTAATATAATAGAAGGATATACAGAAAAATAA
- a CDS encoding alanine--glyoxylate aminotransferase family protein translates to MHRANYIMMTPGPTMVRENVLHARGDYYGNSDFDLGFYDYYDKLCKKIGKIFGAEKAQTIIIAGEGMLGLDSACASLTEKGDKVLVISNGIYGAGFKELVELYGGEVTLFESELDNKINTDKLRVFLEQNKDMGFKYATVVHCDTPSGVFNNIKDICKTLKSMGIMTVVDTVSAVGGVEVKVDDWGIDIALGASQKVFSAEAGLAILTISDDAWKAIQNRKTPIPSFYSNLSLWKDCVEKKLFPYTMPISAIVSLGVAIDNMFEEGLDKVIERHYSAAEYTRTRLMDLGLELYLKGGYSPTVTAFYLPEGYNIEEVYEHMLNEHEVMLGKSYGYLADKVLRIGHMGENARFYRIDYTMRALEKTLKELKK, encoded by the coding sequence ATGCATAGAGCTAATTATATCATGATGACACCTGGACCAACTATGGTTAGGGAGAATGTATTACATGCTAGGGGAGATTATTATGGAAACTCAGATTTTGATCTTGGTTTTTATGATTATTATGATAAGCTTTGTAAAAAAATAGGAAAGATTTTTGGAGCAGAAAAAGCTCAAACTATAATAATAGCAGGAGAAGGAATGTTAGGATTGGATAGTGCTTGTGCTTCTCTTACTGAAAAAGGAGATAAGGTATTAGTAATATCTAATGGAATTTATGGTGCTGGATTTAAAGAGTTAGTAGAGCTTTATGGTGGAGAGGTTACACTTTTTGAAAGTGAATTAGATAATAAAATAAATACTGATAAACTTAGAGTATTTTTAGAACAAAATAAAGATATGGGATTTAAATACGCAACTGTAGTACATTGTGATACACCATCAGGTGTTTTTAATAATATCAAAGATATTTGTAAAACATTAAAATCAATGGGAATAATGACAGTTGTAGATACAGTATCAGCTGTAGGAGGAGTGGAAGTAAAAGTTGATGATTGGGGAATTGATATTGCTTTAGGAGCTTCTCAAAAAGTTTTTTCTGCTGAAGCTGGACTTGCTATATTAACAATAAGTGATGATGCTTGGAAAGCAATTCAAAATAGAAAAACTCCTATTCCTTCTTTCTATTCAAATCTTTCTTTGTGGAAAGATTGTGTAGAGAAAAAATTATTTCCATATACTATGCCTATATCAGCAATTGTATCATTAGGAGTAGCTATTGATAATATGTTTGAAGAAGGATTAGATAAAGTAATAGAAAGACACTATTCAGCAGCTGAATATACAAGAACAAGACTTATGGATTTAGGATTAGAACTTTATTTAAAAGGAGGATATTCTCCTACAGTAACAGCTTTTTATTTACCAGAAGGATATAATATTGAAGAAGTTTATGAACATATGTTAAATGAACATGAGGTAATGTTAGGAAAATCTTATGGATACTTAGCTGATAAAGTTTTAAGAATAGGGCATATGGGAGAAAATGCTCGTTTTTACAGAATAGATTATACTATGAGAGCATTAGAAAAAACTTTAAAAGAGCTAAAAAAATAA
- a CDS encoding S9 family peptidase, with translation MENLKLKDFLDYNYLSGMEISPDEKNIGFVVHKADYDENKYNSNIWIMNKESKKYFRLTGMDEERSFIWLNNSNILFSGMRDKKLKAKIDEGEKWSCFYSIDINGGEAQEYMRIPLKITSIKSIDEENFILTAQYDNYGINLNELTGEERAEALQKIKEDRDYEIIDEIPFWSNGGGFTNKKRNRLYLYNKTSKKLQAISDEISNITYSSYKDGKILYVVNRFLNKQEQREAIYLYDISKETTELLLPSDEYRVTFAEFFGDAILCALNDTKKYGLNQNPDFYILKDGDLKLFKENDTWLVNTVGSDCRYGSGKNYRVIGEKLYYITTILHDAVLKSLDVNGKEEILTKLNGSVDTYVLSGDEIFFIGLRGLRLQEIYHLSGGEEEQLTKFNEEIVKNKKLSYPEKFNIKNDGVEIEGWVLKPTDYEEGKNYPAILDIHGGPKTVYGEVFYHEMQVWANMGYFVFFCNPRGGDGRGNEFADIRGKYGTIDYEDLMKFTDEVIKSYPILKDKVGVTGGSYGGFMTNWIIGHTDRFACAASQRSIANWFSKFGTTDIGYYFNVDQNASSPWDNPEKLWWHSPMKYADKVVTPTLFIHSEEDYRCWLVEGIQMFTSLKYHGVPARLCMFRGENHELSRSGKPKHRVKRLTEITNWFEQFLK, from the coding sequence ATGGAAAATTTAAAATTGAAAGATTTTTTAGATTATAATTATTTATCAGGAATGGAAATTTCACCTGATGAAAAAAATATAGGATTTGTTGTTCATAAAGCTGATTATGATGAAAATAAATATAATTCAAATATTTGGATAATGAATAAAGAGAGTAAGAAATACTTTAGATTAACTGGAATGGATGAGGAAAGAAGTTTTATTTGGTTAAATAATAGTAATATTCTTTTTTCTGGAATGAGAGATAAAAAGTTAAAAGCTAAAATAGATGAAGGAGAAAAATGGAGTTGTTTTTATTCTATTGATATTAATGGAGGAGAAGCTCAAGAATATATGAGAATACCTCTTAAAATAACTTCTATTAAAAGTATAGATGAAGAAAATTTTATTTTAACAGCTCAATATGATAATTATGGAATTAACTTAAATGAATTAACTGGTGAAGAAAGAGCAGAAGCATTACAAAAGATAAAAGAAGATAGAGATTATGAAATAATAGATGAGATTCCATTTTGGAGTAATGGAGGTGGATTTACAAATAAAAAGAGAAATAGATTGTATTTGTATAATAAAACTTCAAAAAAACTTCAAGCAATAAGTGATGAAATTTCAAATATAACTTATTCTTCATACAAAGATGGAAAAATTTTATATGTAGTTAATAGATTTTTAAATAAGCAGGAGCAAAGAGAAGCTATATATTTATATGATATATCTAAGGAAACAACAGAATTACTTTTACCGAGCGATGAATATAGAGTGACATTTGCTGAATTTTTTGGAGATGCTATACTTTGTGCTTTAAATGATACTAAAAAATATGGGTTAAATCAAAATCCAGATTTTTATATTTTAAAAGATGGAGATTTAAAATTATTTAAAGAAAATGATACTTGGTTAGTTAATACTGTAGGATCTGATTGTAGATATGGTAGTGGAAAAAATTATAGAGTGATTGGAGAAAAACTTTATTATATAACAACAATTTTACATGATGCTGTTTTAAAATCTTTAGATGTTAATGGTAAAGAAGAAATATTAACTAAATTAAACGGAAGTGTAGATACATATGTTTTATCAGGTGATGAAATTTTCTTTATAGGACTTAGAGGATTAAGATTACAAGAAATTTATCATTTAAGTGGTGGAGAAGAGGAACAACTTACAAAGTTTAATGAAGAAATAGTAAAAAATAAAAAATTATCTTATCCAGAAAAATTTAATATAAAAAATGATGGAGTCGAAATAGAAGGGTGGGTATTAAAACCTACTGATTATGAAGAAGGAAAAAATTATCCAGCTATTTTAGATATCCATGGAGGTCCAAAAACTGTATATGGAGAAGTATTCTATCATGAGATGCAAGTATGGGCAAATATGGGATATTTTGTCTTTTTCTGTAATCCACGTGGAGGAGATGGAAGAGGAAATGAATTTGCTGATATTAGAGGAAAATATGGAACAATAGATTATGAAGATTTAATGAAGTTTACAGATGAAGTTATAAAATCTTATCCAATATTAAAGGATAAAGTAGGAGTTACTGGAGGATCTTATGGTGGTTTTATGACAAACTGGATAATAGGACATACTGATAGATTTGCTTGTGCTGCTTCTCAAAGAAGTATAGCTAACTGGTTTTCAAAATTTGGTACAACAGATATAGGATATTATTTTAATGTAGATCAAAATGCATCTAGTCCATGGGATAATCCAGAAAAATTATGGTGGCACTCTCCTATGAAATATGCAGATAAAGTAGTTACACCAACACTTTTTATTCACTCTGAAGAAGATTATAGATGTTGGCTTGTAGAGGGAATTCAAATGTTTACTTCTTTAAAATATCATGGAGTTCCTGCAAGATTATGTATGTTTAGAGGAGAAAATCATGAGTTATCAAGAAGTGGAAAACCTAAACATAGAGTAAAAAGATTGACAGAAATCACAAATTGGTTTGAACAATTTTTAAAATAA
- the proB gene encoding glutamate 5-kinase has translation MNMEIRERIANSKRIVIKVGTSTLTYPNGNLNFHLMNKLAWILSDLRNQGRDVVLVTSGAIGVGSKSLNFEKRPTLIREKQAAAAVGQAELMHIYKNFMGEYNQRVAQVLLTKDDFKEGERKTNTNNTLETLLSFGVIPIINANDTISTFEIEFSDNDRLSASVASLLKADLLIILTDIDALYDSNPKTHPEAKRIPYVEKVTDDVLAMGGEKGSEFSVGGMETKLLAARECYEGGVMMAILDGSNPSFIEEFINGKDIGTVFDCK, from the coding sequence ATGAATATGGAAATTAGAGAGAGAATTGCAAATTCAAAAAGAATTGTAATAAAAGTTGGAACTTCAACTCTTACATACCCCAATGGAAATCTAAACTTTCACTTAATGAATAAATTAGCATGGATATTATCAGATTTAAGAAACCAAGGAAGAGATGTTGTCCTTGTAACATCTGGAGCTATAGGAGTAGGTTCAAAAAGTCTAAACTTTGAAAAAAGACCTACATTAATAAGAGAAAAACAAGCTGCTGCTGCTGTAGGGCAAGCTGAGCTTATGCATATCTACAAAAACTTTATGGGAGAGTATAATCAAAGAGTTGCTCAAGTTCTTCTTACAAAAGATGATTTTAAAGAGGGAGAAAGAAAAACTAATACAAACAATACTTTAGAAACTCTACTTAGTTTTGGAGTTATCCCAATTATAAACGCCAATGACACTATTTCTACTTTTGAAATAGAATTTAGTGATAACGATAGATTATCTGCTAGTGTTGCTTCTTTATTAAAAGCAGACTTACTTATCATACTTACAGATATAGATGCTCTTTATGATTCTAATCCTAAAACACATCCAGAAGCAAAAAGAATTCCATATGTAGAAAAAGTTACTGATGATGTTTTAGCTATGGGTGGAGAAAAAGGTAGTGAGTTTAGTGTTGGAGGAATGGAAACTAAACTTCTTGCTGCTAGAGAGTGTTATGAAGGAGGAGTTATGATGGCTATTTTAGATGGTTCTAATCCTTCTTTTATTGAAGAGTTTATAAATGGAAAAGATATTGGAACAGTTTTTGATTGTAAATAA
- a CDS encoding glutamate-5-semialdehyde dehydrogenase, protein MEYIEKLGTAAKEAEIQIAQLSTKVKNEILLKSAQALLENCDDILAINLKDVENAEKAGVKKAFIDRLTLTKKRIEDMADGLKQIASLNDPVGEFIYGKTLPNGLIIQQKRVPLGVVAIIFESRPNVTADAFGLCLKSGNAVILRGGKEAINTNIAIVNVFKKVLKDCGINENAVQILEDTSHDTANKLMKAHQYIDVLIPRGSARLINTVIENSTIPCIQTGIGNCHIFVDESGNLTKAIDIIINAKTQRPGVCNAVETLLIHKNCADALLPNLGEELIKRNVEIRGDEIVRKYIANSIPATEEDWATEYEDYIVAIKVVEDLDEVIKHIAKYGTKHSECIVTENYSNAQRFLNEVDAAAVYVNASTRFTDGGQFGFGAEIGISTQKLHARGPMGLKELTTTKYVIMGNGQVRE, encoded by the coding sequence ATGGAATATATAGAAAAACTTGGAACTGCTGCTAAAGAAGCTGAGATACAAATAGCTCAATTATCAACTAAGGTAAAAAATGAAATACTTTTAAAATCAGCTCAAGCCCTTTTAGAAAATTGTGATGATATATTAGCAATTAACTTAAAAGATGTTGAAAATGCTGAAAAAGCTGGAGTAAAAAAAGCTTTTATTGATAGATTAACATTAACTAAAAAAAGAATTGAAGATATGGCTGATGGGCTTAAACAAATTGCTTCATTGAATGATCCAGTAGGTGAATTTATCTATGGTAAAACTCTACCTAATGGACTTATTATTCAACAAAAAAGAGTTCCTTTAGGAGTAGTTGCAATAATTTTTGAATCTCGTCCTAATGTGACTGCTGATGCTTTTGGACTTTGTTTAAAAAGTGGAAATGCTGTTATTTTAAGAGGTGGAAAAGAAGCTATTAATACTAACATTGCCATAGTTAATGTATTTAAAAAAGTATTAAAAGATTGTGGAATAAATGAAAATGCTGTACAAATTTTAGAAGATACTAGCCATGACACAGCTAACAAACTTATGAAAGCACATCAATATATAGATGTATTAATTCCTAGAGGAAGTGCTAGACTTATCAATACAGTTATAGAAAATTCAACTATTCCTTGTATTCAAACTGGAATAGGAAACTGCCATATATTTGTAGATGAAAGTGGAAATTTAACTAAGGCTATTGATATAATTATTAATGCAAAAACTCAAAGGCCAGGAGTATGTAACGCTGTTGAAACTTTACTTATACATAAAAATTGTGCAGATGCTCTTCTTCCAAATCTTGGAGAAGAATTAATAAAAAGAAATGTAGAAATAAGAGGAGATGAAATAGTTAGAAAATATATAGCTAATTCTATTCCTGCTACTGAAGAAGATTGGGCTACTGAATATGAAGATTATATAGTTGCTATAAAAGTAGTAGAAGATTTAGATGAAGTTATAAAACATATAGCTAAATATGGAACTAAACACTCTGAATGTATAGTTACTGAAAATTACTCTAATGCTCAAAGATTTTTAAATGAAGTAGATGCTGCTGCTGTATACGTAAATGCTTCTACAAGATTTACTGATGGTGGACAATTTGGATTTGGAGCTGAGATAGGAATTAGTACTCAAAAACTACATGCTAGAGGACCTATGGGTCTAAAAGAACTTACTACTACTAAATATGTTATTATGGGTAATGGACAAGTAAGAGAATAA
- the hutI gene encoding imidazolonepropionase, which produces MKVNLILYNIGTLVTGKELSLTSNSMENIEVLENAYLAISNGEVLEYGIGEIPKNLIADNTLLEDIHGKVVTPGIIDSHTHLVHYGSRENELPLKIKGVPYLEILRNGGGILSTVRATRKATKEELFQKAKATLDRMLCFGVTTVESKSGYGLTLEEEIKQLEVNKELDNKHPIDIISTFMGAHAIPEEYKNDSKEYIEEIIRMLPIIKEKNLAEFCDIFCEDEVFSVEDSRRILNEAKKIGYLLKIHADEIVSLGGAELAGEIGTLSAEHLMAVSDEGIKALKENNVIANILPATSFNLGKSYAPVRKMINEGVRVAVSSDYNPGSCPTENMQLVMQICSSQLKLTPLEIFKAVTLNAAMAVNREKEIGSLEKGKKADLVIYDTQNLNYIFYNFGINHVKDVYKEGICVVKDKKICY; this is translated from the coding sequence ATGAAAGTTAATTTAATACTATACAATATAGGAACTTTAGTAACAGGGAAAGAGTTATCTTTGACTTCTAATTCTATGGAAAATATTGAAGTTTTAGAGAATGCTTATCTTGCTATTTCTAATGGAGAAGTTTTAGAATATGGTATTGGAGAAATTCCTAAAAATTTAATAGCTGATAATACTTTATTAGAAGATATTCATGGTAAAGTAGTAACTCCAGGAATAATAGATTCTCATACTCATTTAGTTCATTACGGTTCAAGAGAAAATGAATTACCTCTTAAGATAAAAGGAGTTCCATACCTTGAAATACTAAGAAATGGTGGTGGGATATTAAGTACAGTAAGGGCTACAAGAAAAGCTACTAAAGAAGAGTTATTCCAAAAAGCTAAAGCTACTTTAGATAGAATGTTATGCTTTGGTGTAACTACAGTTGAGAGTAAAAGTGGATATGGATTAACATTAGAAGAAGAAATTAAGCAACTCGAAGTTAATAAGGAGTTAGATAATAAACATCCAATTGATATAATATCAACTTTTATGGGAGCACATGCTATTCCAGAGGAGTATAAAAATGACTCCAAAGAATATATAGAAGAAATTATAAGAATGTTACCTATTATAAAAGAAAAAAATCTAGCTGAATTTTGTGATATCTTCTGTGAAGATGAAGTATTTTCAGTAGAAGATAGTAGAAGAATATTAAATGAAGCAAAAAAAATAGGATATCTTTTAAAAATACATGCAGATGAAATAGTATCTCTTGGTGGAGCAGAGCTTGCTGGAGAAATAGGAACTCTTTCTGCTGAACATTTAATGGCTGTTAGTGATGAAGGAATAAAAGCTTTGAAAGAAAATAATGTTATTGCAAATATTCTTCCGGCTACATCATTTAATTTAGGAAAATCTTATGCCCCAGTTAGAAAAATGATAAATGAAGGAGTTAGAGTAGCAGTTTCTAGTGATTATAATCCTGGTTCATGTCCTACTGAAAATATGCAATTAGTTATGCAAATATGCTCTTCTCAATTAAAATTAACACCTTTAGAAATATTTAAAGCTGTTACTTTAAATGCTGCTATGGCAGTAAATAGAGAGAAAGAGATTGGTAGTTTAGAAAAGGGGAAAAAAGCAGATTTAGTAATATATGATACTCAGAATTTAAATTATATTTTTTATAATTTTGGAATAAATCATGTTAAAGATGTTTATAAAGAGGGAATATGTGTAGTGAAAGATAAAAAAATATGTTATTAA